In Lewinellaceae bacterium, a single window of DNA contains:
- a CDS encoding PorT family protein, translated as MKTKYVNVPLLLFVALMLMSPIVSQAQAAFGIRAGLNATNISFDLLPNRSERIGFHAGIFADLPVLPDFFSIQPEVSYSVKGAAFKPLNERRNLNMDYIDFLLPVAFKLGPVDVQVGPFVSYLISTPDYEVYNETNIVVDAFKKADAGLTGGLSYNFSKMFIGIRYNQGFVDVTKDNSRPFLGSGKNSVGQVSLGYRF; from the coding sequence ATGAAAACGAAATACGTGAATGTTCCTCTTTTATTGTTCGTGGCGCTCATGCTGATGAGCCCCATTGTATCTCAGGCCCAGGCTGCGTTTGGAATACGCGCGGGTTTGAACGCCACTAATATTTCCTTTGACCTGTTGCCCAACAGAAGCGAACGCATCGGGTTCCATGCAGGCATTTTTGCTGACCTGCCTGTTTTGCCCGATTTTTTTTCGATTCAACCCGAAGTGAGCTACTCTGTGAAAGGGGCAGCTTTTAAACCCTTAAACGAGCGCCGGAACTTGAATATGGATTACATAGATTTCCTGTTGCCGGTGGCCTTTAAGTTGGGCCCTGTTGATGTACAGGTAGGCCCCTTTGTATCCTATTTGATCTCAACGCCGGATTATGAAGTGTACAATGAAACCAATATCGTTGTCGACGCTTTTAAAAAGGCCGATGCCGGCCTTACCGGCGGACTGAGCTATAATTTTAGCAAAATGTTTATTGGCATCCGATACAACCAGGGCTTTGTAGATGTTACCAAAGACAACTCCCGGCCATTTTTAGGTAGTGGAAAAAATTCTGTAGGCCAGGTTTCTTTGGGTTACAGGTTCTAG